In Oncorhynchus clarkii lewisi isolate Uvic-CL-2024 chromosome 24, UVic_Ocla_1.0, whole genome shotgun sequence, one DNA window encodes the following:
- the LOC139382867 gene encoding myb/SANT-like DNA-binding domain-containing protein 4 isoform X1 translates to MSFSISESLCKTTVSPSLSPSLLDLSLSPSACAPLLTARLDFLQMKHLKRKRKSNYSVRETQTLIREIHKRRDVLFSRQQNTAINELKRRAWEEVAGGVNALGEGELRTASEVKRRYLDWRSLMKRKQLRAELSLSTGLKAEYDPSSPEHDASLGSGDQSLDLSGFPKESQCDWQDLADLGEPSGHSMSTGVKLEEEANGYRLEGDSGEGEVEDDDCFPSLLPDMGERDGRIPEVFSHIDEFGMLSASKGAAASMNRDLSSTGLGGLGFAGLGLVNHESAGLLVALEKQRVELEKQRLAVETERLAVERERLLLEKERLSQSDVEKERLQLEKERLQLEKERLRVLLMNQSERAAAPPQQSPPSSSTPTTTSSSAVDGQNERKENKPWLSMIDLEGERLRLEKERLQLEKERLQFFKFESGRLQIERERLEVEKERIQLHQDQGR, encoded by the exons ATGTCCTTCTCCATTTCAGAGTCCCTCTGTAAGactactgtctctccatccctatctccatccctccttgatctctctctctcgccatctgcCTGTGCACCTCTCCTGACCGCCAGGCTGGATTTCCTGCAAATGAAACAcctgaagaggaagaggaagagtaaCTACAGCGTTCGTGAGACGCAGACGCTGATCCGGGAGATCCACAAGCGACGAGACGTACTGTTCTCCCGCCAGCAGAACACCGCCATCAACGAGTTGAAGAGACGAGCCTGGGAGGAGGTAGCAGGAGGCGTCAACGCATTGGGAGAGGGTGAACTACGCACAGCttcagag GTGAAGCGGCGTTACCTGGACTGGCGGTCGCTAATGAAGAGGAAGCAGCTCCGTGCTGAGCTGTCTCTCTCCACAGGGCTGAAGGCAGAGTATGATCCGTCCTCCCCTGAACACGACGCCTCACTGGGTTCAGGGGACCAGTCGCTCGACCTCTCTGGCTTTCCCAAGGAGTCACAGTGTGACTGGCAGGACCTGGCGGATCTTGGAGAGCCCAGCGGACACTCGATGTCTACGGGGGTTAAGCTGGAGGAGGAGGCCAATGGATATAGG ctGGAGGGTGATAGTGGTGAGGGTGAGGTAGAGGATGATGATTGTTTCCCCTCCCTCCTACCCGACATGGGAGAGCGAGATGGACGTATCCCTGAAGTATTTTCACACATTGATGAGTTCGGAATGCTCAGCGCATCAAAGGGGGCGGCGGCCTCAATGAATCGGGACCTCTCATCGACCGGCCTGGGTGGACTGGGCTTTGCTGGCTTAGGACTAGTCAATCACGAGAGTGCGGGACTTCTGGTTGCCTTGGAGAAGCAGCGTGTGGAGCTGGAGAAGCAGCGTCTGGCTGTGGAAACGGAGCGGCTagcggtggagagagagagactcctacTGGAGAAGGAAAGACTGAGTCAGTCGGATGTGGAGAAGGAGAGATTGCAGCTGGAGAAGGAGAGATTGCAGCTGGAGAAAGAGCGACTTCGGGTGTTGCTCATGAACCAATCAGAACGGGCCGCAGCTCCCCCCCAGCAAagccctccctcttcctccacccctaccaccacctctTCCTCTGCTGTGGATGGACAGAATGAAAGAAAGGAGAATAAACCCTGGCTTTCTATGATAGATCTGGAGGGTGAGAGACTGAGGCTGGAGAAGGAGCGACTGCAGTTAGAGAAAGAGAGGCTGCAGTTCTTTAAGTTTGAGTCTGGACGACTGCAGATAGAGCGGGAGAGactagaggtggagaaggagagaataCAGCTTCACCAGGATCAGGGTCGCTGA
- the LOC139382867 gene encoding myb/SANT-like DNA-binding domain-containing protein 4 isoform X2, which translates to MKHLKRKRKSNYSVRETQTLIREIHKRRDVLFSRQQNTAINELKRRAWEEVAGGVNALGEGELRTASEVKRRYLDWRSLMKRKQLRAELSLSTGLKAEYDPSSPEHDASLGSGDQSLDLSGFPKESQCDWQDLADLGEPSGHSMSTGVKLEEEANGYRLEGDSGEGEVEDDDCFPSLLPDMGERDGRIPEVFSHIDEFGMLSASKGAAASMNRDLSSTGLGGLGFAGLGLVNHESAGLLVALEKQRVELEKQRLAVETERLAVERERLLLEKERLSQSDVEKERLQLEKERLQLEKERLRVLLMNQSERAAAPPQQSPPSSSTPTTTSSSAVDGQNERKENKPWLSMIDLEGERLRLEKERLQLEKERLQFFKFESGRLQIERERLEVEKERIQLHQDQGR; encoded by the exons ATGAAACAcctgaagaggaagaggaagagtaaCTACAGCGTTCGTGAGACGCAGACGCTGATCCGGGAGATCCACAAGCGACGAGACGTACTGTTCTCCCGCCAGCAGAACACCGCCATCAACGAGTTGAAGAGACGAGCCTGGGAGGAGGTAGCAGGAGGCGTCAACGCATTGGGAGAGGGTGAACTACGCACAGCttcagag GTGAAGCGGCGTTACCTGGACTGGCGGTCGCTAATGAAGAGGAAGCAGCTCCGTGCTGAGCTGTCTCTCTCCACAGGGCTGAAGGCAGAGTATGATCCGTCCTCCCCTGAACACGACGCCTCACTGGGTTCAGGGGACCAGTCGCTCGACCTCTCTGGCTTTCCCAAGGAGTCACAGTGTGACTGGCAGGACCTGGCGGATCTTGGAGAGCCCAGCGGACACTCGATGTCTACGGGGGTTAAGCTGGAGGAGGAGGCCAATGGATATAGG ctGGAGGGTGATAGTGGTGAGGGTGAGGTAGAGGATGATGATTGTTTCCCCTCCCTCCTACCCGACATGGGAGAGCGAGATGGACGTATCCCTGAAGTATTTTCACACATTGATGAGTTCGGAATGCTCAGCGCATCAAAGGGGGCGGCGGCCTCAATGAATCGGGACCTCTCATCGACCGGCCTGGGTGGACTGGGCTTTGCTGGCTTAGGACTAGTCAATCACGAGAGTGCGGGACTTCTGGTTGCCTTGGAGAAGCAGCGTGTGGAGCTGGAGAAGCAGCGTCTGGCTGTGGAAACGGAGCGGCTagcggtggagagagagagactcctacTGGAGAAGGAAAGACTGAGTCAGTCGGATGTGGAGAAGGAGAGATTGCAGCTGGAGAAGGAGAGATTGCAGCTGGAGAAAGAGCGACTTCGGGTGTTGCTCATGAACCAATCAGAACGGGCCGCAGCTCCCCCCCAGCAAagccctccctcttcctccacccctaccaccacctctTCCTCTGCTGTGGATGGACAGAATGAAAGAAAGGAGAATAAACCCTGGCTTTCTATGATAGATCTGGAGGGTGAGAGACTGAGGCTGGAGAAGGAGCGACTGCAGTTAGAGAAAGAGAGGCTGCAGTTCTTTAAGTTTGAGTCTGGACGACTGCAGATAGAGCGGGAGAGactagaggtggagaaggagagaataCAGCTTCACCAGGATCAGGGTCGCTGA